In Cupriavidus sp. EM10, the genomic window CGGCGGCAAGGGCACGCTGCGCCAGGCTGACCGGGAAAAGAGCCTGCAAGCCCTGATGACGGTCAACCTGCTTAAGCGCCTAGAAAGCTCGGTGGAATCCTTCCGTCTCACCCTACAATCGCTTCGAGCCAACAACGAAAACACGCTGGCCAAGATCACAGCCTTCAATCAAGCCGGCGGCCCGGCCACGGTGGGCGATCTCACCGAAGTGTTGGAAGTGCTGGATGCCGAAGACGATGACCTGCCGATACTGGGCGGCGACGCTGGAGAGATCGGTGGGAAGGTCAAGATCAGCCTTGCCGATATGGACCTGCCGTCCTGGGAACACGAACTCAAGGTGGACTTGCAGGTCATCGATGCGCTGCTGGCCTCGATGAACAAGATCACACCGGAGGAGGATGCCAAGTTGCAGCACCTCAAGGCGCACCTGCTCGGAAAAATCGCCAACCCGCTCAACCCCGGCAACAGAAAGGCGCTGATTTTTACCGCCTTCGCCGACACCGCGGATTACCTGTACGCCAACCTCGCACCGGAGCTGCTGGCCAAGCTCTCCATTCACAGCGCCAAGGTCACCGGCAAGGGTGCGCCTCAATCCACCATCAAGAGCGCCACGCCGAAGCGCAGCTACGACTTTCAGGAGCTGCTCACCCTGTTTTCGCCGCGCTCAAAAGAGAAAGCCGTGGTGCTGCCGGATGAGCTCCACGAGGTCGATCTTCTGATCGGCACCGACTGCATCTCCGAAGGCCAGAACCTACAGGACTGCGACTACCTCATCAACTACGACATCCACTGGAACCCGGTGCGCATCATCCAACGCTTTGGACGGGTGGATCGCATCGGCTCGCCCAACAGCAGCATCCAGCTGGTCAACTACTGGCCCGACATTTCACTCGACGAGTACATCAACCTCAAGGAGCGCGTCGAGAGCCGGATGATGATTGCCGACGTTACCGCCACGGGCGACGACAACGTGTTGTCCGCGCAGGCCAACGATGTGTCCTACCGCAAAGAGCAGTTGCGTCGCCTACAAGAAGAAGTCATTGAGCTAGAGGATCTGAAAACCGGCGTATCCATCACCGACTTGGGCCTCAACGACTTTCGCATGGACTTGCTCAACTACGTTAAAGCCCACGGCGAATTGAGCAGTGCGCCCAATGGGATGCACGCCGTGGTTGCAGCTAGGCCAGAGATGGGGCTGCAACCGGGGGTGATCTTTACGTTGCGCAACCGCGATTCTGGTATCAACGTCAACCAGCACAACCGCCTGCATCCGTACTACCTCATCTACATAAACCGTGAGGGGGA contains:
- a CDS encoding C-terminal helicase domain-containing protein, yielding MLGFNKIFEQLSLLKLAVYAPISYILPSRLKKYEEIYDTKVGGKGTLRQADREKSLQALMTVNLLKRLESSVESFRLTLQSLRANNENTLAKITAFNQAGGPATVGDLTEVLEVLDAEDDDLPILGGDAGEIGGKVKISLADMDLPSWEHELKVDLQVIDALLASMNKITPEEDAKLQHLKAHLLGKIANPLNPGNRKALIFTAFADTADYLYANLAPELLAKLSIHSAKVTGKGAPQSTIKSATPKRSYDFQELLTLFSPRSKEKAVVLPDELHEVDLLIGTDCISEGQNLQDCDYLINYDIHWNPVRIIQRFGRVDRIGSPNSSIQLVNYWPDISLDEYINLKERVESRMMIADVTATGDDNVLSAQANDVSYRKEQLRRLQEEVIELEDLKTGVSITDLGLNDFRMDLLNYVKAHGELSSAPNGMHAVVAARPEMGLQPGVIFTLRNRDSGINVNQHNRLHPYYLIYINREGEVIHDHTEVKRLLDLVRTCCKGQEMPIPEICQRFNDETADGRRMQAYSDLLGKSIRSMIEVKEEKDLDSLFSGGKTTALTNTISGLDDFELISFLVIQEAG